Proteins found in one Triticum urartu cultivar G1812 chromosome 4, Tu2.1, whole genome shotgun sequence genomic segment:
- the LOC125554476 gene encoding receptor-like protein EIX2 — protein sequence MTAELWHLGRAAATILCMFIFHVASSDSRAQARISGEMGPSLAALQKLRYLDLSRNDFYGASIPLFMGSLENLRYLNLSSSSLSGRIPSQLGNLSNLRYLDVGGSDNYLDVVDLAWLSRLSLLSYLDLSNANLSPVQDWFHMELHLSHCVWHGPIPEELGNMTSLQVIDFDYNDLVGLISSNLRNLCHLEELYLDYNNFNVNIGEFLNQLPRCSWSTIQVLSLANMITGTVPLEVGALSNLTELDLSYNKLNGVLMKEHFSSLFKLEYLELGGNSLKIDIEQNWVPPFGLKSIDLGSCLVGPRFPEWIRWQADVYSLCLRNANLDDVIPEWFWVTFFRTKFLDASGNKLHGSLPANLQHMSVRMLYLGSNMLIGQIPGLPVNISYLNLSSNSFSGSLPSKLKAPLLEQLLLANNQITGTIPSSICQLTELRRLELSGNNLTGDVMQCWMESDSNSSVSNTNSAGQFGSVMVSLDLSNNDLSGEFPKFLQSAKNLVFLDLSFNRFFGILPKWLPEKIPLLQILRVRSNMFSGHIPKNLTDLESLYHLDIARNNISGSIPWSLSSLKAMRVISRKRLGYDFEENDLEVSDFEESVPVITKGQTRDYTFGIYGLVVNLDFSCNSLTGQIPEEIKLLIGLTNLNLSSNQLIGKIPIQIGALKQLESLDLSYNKLSGEIPSGLSALTSLSYLNLSYNNLSGMIPSGPQLQALDNQIDIYIGNPGLCGYPLSKNCSASTTDAEPSVDHEDVDHISYLYLGMGIGFVVGLWVVFCTMLLKRSWTIAYFQIIDKLYDEVYVRVAITWARLMKKTHDDAV from the exons ATGACTGCTGAGCTTTGGCATCTCGGACGAGCAGCTGCAACAATCCTTTGCATGTTCATTTTCCATGTAGCATCATCTGATTCCCGTGCTCAAGCCAGGATATCAG GGGAGATGGGTCCCTCTTTGGCTGCATTACAGAAGTTGAGGTATCTTGATTTGAGTAGGAATGATTTCTATGGCGCAAGCATTCCTTTGTTCATGGGCTCTCTGGAGAACCTAAGGTACCTCAACCTCTCGTCGTCAAGTTTGAGTGGGAGAATACCTTCCCAACTTGGTAATCTCTCAAATTTGAGATATCTTGATGTTGGTGGGTCTGACAATTATCTTGATGTAGTGGATCTTGCATGGTTGTCACGTCTATCATTGTTGAGTTATCTTGACTTGAGCAATGCGAACCTCAGTCCTGTGCAGGATTGGTTCCACATG GAGCTTCACCTCTCCCATTGTGTCTGGCATGGGCCTATTCCTGAAGAACTTGGAAACATGACGTCCCTTCAGGTCATAGATTTTGATTACAATGATCTTGTGGGTTTAATATCAAGCAATTTACGAAATTTGTGCCACTTGGAAGAGCTATATTTGGATTACAACAATTTTAATGTGAACATTGGGGAGTTCTTGAATCAGTTGCCAAGGTGCTCATGGAGTACAATACAAGTGTTGTCACT TGCTAACATGATAACTGGTACTGTACCACTTGAAGTTGGAGCACTTAGTAACTTGACAGAGTTGGATCTGAGCTACAATAAACTAAATGGTGTGCTCATGAAGGAGCATTTTTCAAGCTTATTTAAATTAGAATATCTGGAATTGGGAGGCAACTCCTTGAAAATAGACATCGAACAAAACTGGGTTCCTCCATTTGGACTAAAGTCCATAGACTTAGGGTCATGCCTAGTGGGGCCCCGTTTTCCGGAGTGGATTAGATGGCAGGCTGATGTTTATTCTCTTTGTCTTCGAAATGCAAATTTGGATGATGTCATTCCTGAGTGGTTTTGGGTGACATTTTTCCGAACTAAATTCTTGGATGCATCGGGAAACAAGTTGCATGGTTCCTTACCGGCAAATCTACAACACATGTCAGTGAGAATGTTATATCTTGGGTCCAATATGCTTATAGGTCAAATTCCAGGGCTCCCTGTAAATATATCATATTTGAATCTGTCCTCAAACTCTTTCTCAGGGTCATTGCCATCAAAGCTAAAAGCTCCACTGCTTGAGCAGTTGTTGCTGGCAAATAATCAAATTACAGGCACCATTCCATCATCTATATGTCAATTGACTGAACTGCGACGGTTGGAACTATCAGGAAACAATTTAACAGGAGATGTTATGCAGTGCTGGATGGAGTCAGATAGCAATTCCTCAGTATCCAACACAAACTCTGCGGGTCAATTTGGTTCTGTCATGGTTAGTCTTGACTTGAGCAACAATGATCTCTCTGGTGAATTCCCTAAATTTCTTCAGAGTGCCAAAAATTTGGTATTCCTTGATCTTTCATTCAATAGGTTCTTTGGAATATTGCCAAAGTGGTTACCAGAAAAAATACCACTGTTGCAAATCTTGAGGGTGAGATCAAACATGTTTAGCGGTCATATTCCTAAGAACCTTACTGACCTTGAAAGTCTTTATCATTTGGATATAGCCCGTAACAATATTTCTGGAAGCATACCATGGTCACTATCAAGCTTGAAAGCAATGAGAGTCATATCTCGGAAAAGGTTAGGCTATGATTTTGAGGAGAATGATTTAGAGGTGAGTGATTTTGAGGAGAGCGTACCAGTCATTACAAAAGGCCAAACACGTGACTATACCTTTGGCATATACGGGCTAGTGGTGAATCTTGATTTTTCATGTAATAGTTTAACAGGACAGATTCCAGAGGAGATAAAATTGCTGATTGGGCTCACCAATTTGAACTTATCAAGTAATCAGTTGATTGGCAAAATCCCAATTCAGATTGGTGCTCTAAAGCAGCTAGAGTCCCTCGACCTATCCTATAACAAGCTTTCTGGTGAAATCCCATCTGGTTTGTCAGCTCTAACCTCTCTAAGCTACTTGAACCTGTCATACAACAACTTATCAGGCATGATACCATCCGGGCCCCAGCTACAAGCTCTTGACAACCAGATTGATATCTACATCGGCAACCCCGGTCTATGTGGCTACCCTCTCTCCAAAAACTGCTCTGCTAGTACTACTGATGCAGAGCCAAGTGTCGACCATGAAGATGTAGATCATATTTCATATCTCTACCTTGGGATGGGCATAGGATTTGTGGTCGGCCTTTGGGTGGTGTTTTGCACCATGTTACTGAAAAGAAGCTGGACGATTGCTTACTTCCAGATCATTGATAAGCTGTATGATGAGGTTTATGTACGAGTGGCTATAACTTGGGctcgcctcatgaagaagacccaCGACGACGCAGTGTGA